A region from the Halobacillus mangrovi genome encodes:
- a CDS encoding Gfo/Idh/MocA family protein, translating to MVRFGIIGTNTITEKFLQAARQHPDFEFTAVYSRTEERAEEFAEKHGAAHTFTSVQELAKSDVLDAVYIASPNSFHAEQAIVCMEHKKHVLCEKPMASNQKEVASMINTARTEGVLLMEAVKSTLLPGFRSLHDNLHKIGQVRRFVGNFCKYSSRYDAYKEGTVLNAFNPKFSNGSLMDLGVYGIYPMVVLFGEPKTVHANAVMLESGVDGEGSLIAEYEGMEAVIMHSKIQHSYAPSEIQGEKGSIIIPDISEPEGIEIYYKDGTNESLTPEDVYDPMFYEVQEFISLIKNQQSQSLVNSHENSLVAAKVMEEVRRKIGLVFPGDL from the coding sequence ATGGTTCGTTTTGGAATTATTGGTACGAATACAATTACAGAAAAGTTTCTTCAAGCAGCTCGTCAGCATCCTGACTTTGAATTCACAGCAGTTTACTCAAGAACAGAAGAGCGAGCAGAAGAATTTGCTGAAAAACATGGAGCGGCTCATACGTTTACTTCTGTACAGGAATTAGCAAAGAGTGATGTGCTGGACGCTGTGTATATTGCCAGTCCTAATTCTTTTCATGCAGAGCAGGCGATTGTATGTATGGAACATAAAAAACACGTCTTATGTGAAAAACCAATGGCGTCCAATCAAAAAGAAGTCGCTTCGATGATCAACACAGCGAGAACCGAAGGAGTTCTCCTGATGGAAGCTGTTAAATCAACACTCTTACCTGGGTTTAGGAGTCTTCATGACAACCTACATAAGATTGGGCAAGTCCGGCGTTTTGTAGGGAACTTCTGCAAATATTCATCCCGCTATGACGCATACAAAGAAGGCACGGTATTAAATGCGTTCAACCCTAAATTTTCAAATGGGTCATTAATGGATCTAGGTGTCTACGGCATCTATCCAATGGTTGTCTTATTCGGTGAGCCTAAGACGGTTCATGCTAATGCGGTTATGCTGGAATCGGGAGTTGACGGGGAAGGAAGCCTAATAGCGGAATATGAGGGAATGGAAGCGGTCATTATGCACTCGAAAATCCAACATTCCTATGCACCCAGTGAAATTCAAGGGGAGAAAGGATCCATAATCATTCCTGATATCTCTGAACCAGAAGGAATTGAAATTTATTATAAAGACGGTACAAATGAGTCTTTAACACCTGAAGATGTGTATGACCCAATGTTTTATGAAGTCCAGGAATTTATTAGTCTCATTAAAAACCAACAAAGTCAATCACTTGTAAATTCCCATGAAAATTCGTTGGTAGCAGCAAAAGTGATGGAAGAGGTACGTAGAAAAATCGGACTTGTATTTCCAGGGGATTTGTAA
- a CDS encoding cupredoxin domain-containing protein has translation MDAIILSARKIAWIAGAILIALAAYYLGSFFWKGAVATTSEPVNTEPRMINLVTGEFKAETADGKKIEAYRWDPGTIFVEKDEPFRLSIYGVNGKEHPFYIEGTDVKGVVQQGKETIVDLKFEKEGFYRLICNTHSDIASNGPMIAYIVVD, from the coding sequence ATGGACGCCATCATCTTGTCGGCCAGAAAAATTGCTTGGATAGCGGGAGCCATCCTGATCGCATTAGCTGCCTATTATCTAGGAAGCTTCTTCTGGAAAGGCGCCGTAGCTACTACATCGGAACCCGTCAATACCGAACCCCGAATGATCAATCTCGTTACAGGAGAATTTAAGGCAGAAACGGCTGATGGTAAGAAGATTGAAGCTTATCGCTGGGACCCAGGGACAATTTTTGTAGAAAAAGATGAACCATTCAGGTTAAGTATTTATGGAGTAAATGGAAAAGAACATCCATTCTACATTGAAGGGACAGATGTCAAAGGAGTTGTACAGCAAGGAAAAGAGACTATCGTAGACTTAAAATTTGAAAAAGAAGGGTTTTATCGCCTGATTTGTAATACTCACTCCGACATCGCTTCCAACGGGCCGATGATAGCTTATATTGTTGTGGACTAA
- a CDS encoding aspartate aminotransferase family protein codes for MNQSYLIKPVMRDFYPTAMYGQGVFIYDKRGKKYLDGSSGAVTSSIGHAVPEIIEVIYEQAKKISFVYRSQFTTEPAEKLAEKLNQLVFGEEDEYFSFFVNSGSEATETALKIAIQYWQEKGNFRKNKVISRWSSYHGITMGALSMSGHIGRRERFVSLLERLPTISSPNCYRCPFNQKYPSCQLMCANELETAIRREGADNIAAFIAEPIVGAAGGVIVPPEGYYQMVREICNDHDILFIADEVMTGIGRTGKMFAMEHWGVKPDIIALGKGMSAGYTPMAATLASGKVMKPILAGSASVMSGHTYSANPQSAAVALAVINYIEKNDLVQKSEVSGNYLMNLLKEVAVKYPIIGDIRGKGLMIGVEFVSNILTKHPFQKELSLTSKLVETARDKGLLIYPATAGIEGGGGDAVIIAPPINITKQEVDLLVNLFEKMVDEIQEDLSVQGVVDSIG; via the coding sequence ATGAATCAATCCTATCTTATCAAACCGGTAATGCGAGATTTTTATCCGACAGCCATGTATGGACAGGGTGTATTCATTTATGACAAAAGAGGAAAAAAATATCTGGATGGATCTTCAGGCGCTGTTACATCTAGTATTGGTCATGCTGTTCCTGAAATCATCGAAGTTATCTATGAACAGGCAAAGAAGATTTCCTTCGTTTATCGTTCTCAGTTCACAACAGAACCTGCGGAGAAGCTTGCAGAAAAATTGAACCAGCTAGTTTTCGGAGAAGAAGATGAATATTTTTCTTTTTTTGTGAACAGTGGTTCAGAAGCTACGGAAACAGCATTAAAAATAGCCATACAATACTGGCAGGAGAAAGGAAACTTTCGGAAAAATAAAGTCATTTCCAGATGGTCCAGCTATCACGGGATTACAATGGGGGCTTTATCTATGTCTGGTCATATAGGTAGAAGAGAACGGTTTGTATCATTGCTGGAGAGATTACCTACCATATCTTCCCCGAATTGTTACCGTTGTCCATTCAATCAAAAATATCCAAGCTGTCAGCTGATGTGTGCAAATGAATTGGAGACGGCTATCCGGCGTGAAGGGGCAGACAACATCGCCGCGTTCATAGCAGAACCAATTGTCGGTGCTGCTGGAGGGGTGATTGTCCCGCCTGAAGGCTATTATCAGATGGTTAGAGAAATCTGTAATGATCACGATATATTGTTCATTGCTGATGAAGTGATGACTGGAATAGGCAGGACAGGGAAAATGTTCGCAATGGAGCATTGGGGAGTTAAACCTGACATCATTGCACTAGGTAAAGGAATGAGTGCAGGCTATACCCCGATGGCTGCCACGCTTGCCAGTGGAAAGGTAATGAAGCCCATTCTGGCAGGATCAGCTTCTGTGATGAGCGGTCACACATATAGTGCTAATCCTCAATCGGCAGCAGTTGCACTGGCCGTGATCAATTATATAGAGAAAAACGATCTTGTCCAAAAATCTGAAGTCAGTGGCAATTATTTGATGAATCTTTTAAAGGAGGTAGCTGTGAAGTATCCGATCATTGGTGATATCCGTGGAAAAGGATTGATGATCGGTGTTGAGTTTGTGTCGAACATTCTCACCAAGCACCCTTTTCAAAAGGAGCTTTCACTGACAAGTAAACTCGTGGAAACAGCTCGTGACAAGGGGTTGCTGATATATCCGGCTACAGCTGGTATAGAAGGTGGAGGTGGTGATGCAGTCATTATTGCTCCACCTATAAATATCACGAAGCAAGAAGTAGACTTACTAGTCAATCTATTTGAAAAGATGGTAGATGAAATTCAAGAGGATTTAAGTGTCCAAGGGGTTGTAGATTCCATCGGATAG
- a CDS encoding 3-oxoacid CoA-transferase subunit B encodes MGMGVDRRNLIAKRAAQEIEHGMIVNLGIGIPSLVANHIPQEKQVMFQAENGVLGMGKSPERGDENAMLCNAGGYPVTVVPGASYFDSATAFGIIRSGCLDITILGGLEVSEKGDLANWIVPGKRIPGIGGAMELAQKAKKVIVVMCHVSKNGHFKILKECKLPLTAKRCVNMIITDMAVIEVTGSGLVLKEIMPTYTVEDVIDHTEAPLQVAHDLVIVS; translated from the coding sequence ATGGGCATGGGAGTAGATAGGCGTAATCTTATTGCTAAAAGGGCTGCACAGGAAATAGAACATGGCATGATAGTAAATCTAGGGATTGGAATACCATCGCTTGTAGCCAATCACATTCCTCAGGAAAAACAGGTCATGTTCCAAGCAGAAAATGGTGTGTTAGGCATGGGCAAGTCGCCAGAACGAGGAGATGAAAATGCGATGTTATGCAATGCCGGAGGTTACCCTGTTACCGTTGTTCCAGGGGCCTCTTATTTTGACAGTGCAACGGCGTTCGGAATTATACGCTCAGGTTGTTTGGACATTACTATTCTTGGTGGACTTGAGGTAAGTGAGAAGGGAGACCTTGCCAACTGGATTGTTCCAGGCAAACGTATCCCAGGAATAGGAGGGGCGATGGAGCTTGCTCAGAAGGCTAAGAAAGTAATTGTCGTAATGTGCCATGTCAGTAAAAATGGTCATTTTAAGATATTAAAAGAATGTAAGCTTCCACTGACTGCTAAAAGGTGCGTGAACATGATTATCACGGATATGGCTGTTATTGAAGTAACAGGTAGTGGCTTAGTGTTAAAAGAAATCATGCCAACATATACGGTAGAAGATGTGATCGATCATACAGAAGCGCCCCTGCAAGTGGCTCATGATTTAGTTATCGTAAGTTAA
- a CDS encoding ABC transporter ATP-binding protein yields MARQPRHMGIGTPPPKVENIRATLNRIWSYMAPEKKRFSMVIGLIIISSLLSLLGPFLLGKTVDIVIAESETNTLIVMIFLLLAIYFFHSLTLWLQNYWMIGIAQTTVYEMRNHLFSHLQRLPILFFQKRQQGDLMSRLTNDMEDVSRTLNTAVVQFVTSVLTITGTIGVMIWLSPLLTLLTLTIVPVMYFGMKWITKRTGTYFKEQQKHLGELNGYVEEMFTGQPIITMFSREERVIQDFEEKNEALRQSGYWAQVYTGFIPKLMNMLNNVSFAIIVGGGGLLALNGYVSIGIIVTFTTYSRQFTRPLNDLANQFNMILSAVAGADRVFHIIDESEENDTGEVSTIKGNIEFRDVSFSYDGSEQTLAHINFHAEAGETIALVGPTGAGKTTIVSLLSRFYDPDQGRILVDGKDIHSITRDSLRSQMGVVLQDATMFNKTIRENIRYGRIEATDEEVEKAARASHAHDFIIKLPNGYDTILDPDGKGVSHGQRQLLSIARAMIANPSLLILDEATSSIDTVTEMKINDALKKLMKGRTSFVIAHRLNTIRSADQILVLRKGRIIEKGTHYELIEEKGFYADLVKTQQTEKNVML; encoded by the coding sequence ATGGCACGACAGCCCCGCCACATGGGAATAGGGACACCCCCTCCGAAAGTTGAAAATATAAGAGCTACCCTGAATAGAATTTGGAGCTATATGGCACCGGAGAAGAAACGTTTCTCTATGGTCATTGGATTGATCATCATAAGTTCTCTCTTGTCATTACTCGGTCCTTTTTTACTTGGAAAAACCGTGGATATCGTCATTGCTGAGTCAGAGACCAACACACTGATAGTTATGATTTTCCTATTGTTAGCGATCTATTTTTTCCACTCTCTAACGTTGTGGCTGCAAAATTATTGGATGATTGGTATTGCCCAGACGACAGTGTATGAAATGAGAAATCACCTGTTTTCCCATTTGCAGCGGCTTCCGATTTTATTTTTCCAAAAAAGGCAGCAAGGGGATCTCATGAGTCGATTGACCAATGATATGGAAGACGTAAGCCGTACACTAAACACAGCTGTTGTCCAGTTCGTAACGAGTGTGTTGACGATAACGGGTACGATCGGAGTGATGATTTGGCTTAGTCCTCTTCTCACTTTATTGACTTTGACGATCGTTCCAGTTATGTATTTTGGGATGAAATGGATAACGAAGCGAACAGGCACTTATTTTAAAGAACAGCAAAAACATTTAGGTGAACTGAACGGTTACGTGGAAGAGATGTTTACAGGACAGCCAATCATCACAATGTTTTCTAGAGAAGAGCGAGTAATTCAAGATTTTGAGGAAAAAAATGAAGCTTTAAGACAATCGGGGTATTGGGCACAAGTGTACACAGGTTTCATTCCTAAACTAATGAATATGCTCAATAATGTAAGCTTTGCCATCATCGTAGGCGGGGGCGGGTTGTTAGCCCTTAACGGTTATGTATCCATTGGGATCATTGTTACGTTTACCACCTATTCCCGTCAGTTCACACGACCACTGAATGATTTAGCTAACCAGTTTAATATGATACTTTCCGCTGTAGCTGGAGCAGATCGTGTATTTCATATCATTGACGAATCAGAAGAAAATGACACTGGAGAAGTATCAACCATTAAAGGCAACATTGAGTTCCGGGATGTTTCCTTTTCTTATGATGGCAGCGAGCAGACGTTAGCTCATATAAACTTTCATGCCGAAGCAGGAGAAACGATTGCACTAGTCGGACCCACAGGGGCAGGGAAAACGACGATCGTCTCTCTGTTGTCTCGTTTTTACGATCCCGATCAAGGTAGAATTCTCGTAGATGGAAAAGACATTCATTCCATCACCCGTGATAGCTTAAGGAGTCAAATGGGAGTCGTCCTTCAGGATGCCACGATGTTTAATAAAACCATTCGTGAAAACATTCGCTATGGAAGAATAGAAGCAACAGATGAAGAGGTTGAAAAAGCGGCAAGAGCTTCTCATGCGCACGATTTTATTATAAAATTACCAAACGGTTATGACACGATTCTCGACCCAGATGGAAAAGGGGTCAGTCACGGCCAAAGACAGTTGCTTTCCATTGCCCGTGCAATGATTGCCAATCCATCGTTATTAATATTAGACGAAGCGACTAGCAGTATCGATACTGTCACCGAAATGAAGATCAATGATGCGTTGAAGAAATTGATGAAAGGGAGAACAAGTTTTGTTATTGCTCACAGACTGAATACCATCCGTTCTGCTGATCAGATATTAGTATTACGAAAGGGACGAATTATTGAAAAAGGCACCCATTATGAGCTGATTGAAGAAAAAGGATTCTACGCAGATTTAGTAAAGACACAACAGACAGAGAAGAACGTAATGCTATAG
- a CDS encoding ABC transporter ATP-binding protein, protein MQKIIAYSMNYKTSAGIALCLMLIELIVELVQPLIMAKIIDGGILVEDYSTVALWGSVLIGLSLLAFTAGITNSFFAAHFSQGVGYDLRRDLFAKVQKFTHENFQQFSTPGLITKITNDVTQIQSLLFMFVRIALRAPLFIIFGLMMAFTINVQLTFILVIAVPAFLGFLFWVLKIGVRLFKRVQLKIDRLNTVIRENLTGIRLIKGFNREEYESDRFLHVNKQLMGVNKRALWLMEVAMPVVMLGMNASILLILWLGADKLSLGNIQAGELVALINYATRIMFTFGLFTFLIMIFSRGNASAERISEVLDVEAPSYLEDSEKIQQELKGEVRFERVSFFHSDHPVLHNVSFHAQPGQTIGLLGETGAGKTSLLHLIPRLYEKHSGEIYLDDNPIEVFDTKSLRKQISLVPQDVHLFSGSVRSNIAWGKENAKMSEVVEAAKQAQIHSFIKTLPDGYDTVLGQKGVTFSGGQKQRLSIARALVRKPKILILDDSTSALDAYTEMKLLNSLKTQQCTVFIVAQKISSLKEANQILLLHQGKLIAQGSHEELLNESPYYREVFQSQREDVM, encoded by the coding sequence ATGCAAAAGATCATCGCATACTCAATGAATTACAAAACTTCGGCCGGTATCGCACTATGTTTGATGCTTATCGAACTCATTGTAGAATTGGTTCAACCTTTGATTATGGCCAAAATCATTGACGGCGGAATTTTAGTGGAAGATTATTCAACCGTTGCTCTGTGGGGAAGTGTCCTTATCGGCTTGTCCCTGTTAGCTTTTACCGCTGGGATAACGAATTCCTTCTTTGCTGCACATTTCAGCCAAGGTGTAGGCTATGACTTAAGAAGAGATTTATTCGCTAAAGTACAGAAGTTCACGCATGAAAATTTCCAGCAGTTCTCGACTCCGGGGTTGATTACAAAAATAACGAACGACGTGACTCAAATACAGAGTCTCTTATTTATGTTCGTCCGTATTGCTCTCAGGGCACCCCTCTTTATTATTTTTGGTCTGATGATGGCTTTTACCATCAATGTTCAACTAACATTCATTCTTGTTATTGCTGTCCCTGCTTTTTTAGGATTTCTTTTCTGGGTGTTAAAAATAGGTGTGCGCTTATTCAAGCGTGTCCAGCTTAAAATTGATAGGTTGAATACCGTCATACGTGAAAATTTGACAGGGATTCGCCTAATAAAGGGATTTAATAGGGAAGAATATGAGAGTGATCGTTTTTTACATGTGAATAAGCAATTGATGGGCGTTAATAAGCGCGCGCTTTGGCTGATGGAAGTAGCAATGCCTGTCGTTATGCTTGGGATGAATGCATCTATTCTCCTTATCCTATGGCTGGGAGCCGACAAGCTCAGTTTAGGAAACATCCAAGCAGGTGAACTTGTAGCCCTAATTAATTATGCGACAAGGATTATGTTTACGTTTGGTCTTTTTACTTTTCTAATTATGATTTTTTCCCGAGGGAATGCATCAGCAGAGCGAATCAGTGAAGTTCTTGATGTAGAGGCGCCTTCCTACTTAGAAGACAGCGAAAAAATCCAGCAAGAGTTAAAAGGAGAGGTTCGATTTGAACGAGTGTCCTTTTTTCATTCCGATCATCCAGTTCTTCACAATGTATCCTTTCATGCTCAACCAGGACAAACCATTGGGCTGCTAGGGGAGACGGGAGCAGGAAAAACATCCTTACTTCATCTTATACCCCGGTTATACGAAAAACATTCCGGTGAAATCTATTTAGATGATAATCCTATCGAAGTTTTTGATACAAAAAGCTTAAGAAAGCAGATTAGTCTTGTTCCTCAGGACGTTCACCTTTTTTCTGGAAGCGTACGTTCGAATATAGCATGGGGAAAAGAAAACGCTAAAATGAGTGAAGTTGTTGAAGCGGCTAAGCAAGCGCAGATTCATTCATTTATTAAAACCTTGCCTGACGGGTATGATACTGTGCTTGGGCAAAAGGGGGTCACTTTCTCCGGGGGACAAAAACAACGATTATCTATAGCCCGAGCGCTTGTAAGAAAGCCTAAAATATTAATATTAGATGACAGCACCAGCGCTCTGGATGCTTATACAGAAATGAAGCTCTTAAATAGTTTAAAAACCCAACAGTGTACCGTGTTTATTGTCGCCCAAAAAATCAGTTCGTTGAAAGAAGCGAATCAGATCTTGCTTCTCCACCAAGGCAAATTGATTGCTCAAGGGTCCCATGAAGAGCTGTTAAATGAAAGTCCATACTATCGAGAGGTCTTTCAATCTCAGCGAGAGGATGTGATGTAA
- a CDS encoding winged helix-turn-helix transcriptional regulator, whose product MENGIDITLEVVCGKWKGAILWQLLHKDRLRFNELRRSLDGSISSRILSRELRKLIEDGLVERVDFETMPPRVEYCITPYGKTTASFLESMNEWGMAHKRMSASKSEMAEMINTKHDEKENELG is encoded by the coding sequence ATGGAGAATGGGATTGATATTACTCTTGAGGTTGTTTGCGGCAAGTGGAAAGGAGCTATTTTGTGGCAGCTCCTCCACAAAGACCGACTGAGATTTAATGAGTTGCGCCGATCCCTTGATGGGAGTATTTCGTCACGTATCCTTTCACGCGAATTAAGGAAGTTGATTGAAGACGGACTTGTGGAACGCGTAGACTTTGAAACCATGCCTCCAAGAGTAGAATATTGCATCACTCCTTACGGCAAAACCACGGCCTCATTTTTAGAGTCCATGAATGAGTGGGGAATGGCTCATAAACGGATGTCTGCATCAAAAAGCGAAATGGCTGAAATGATTAATACGAAACATGACGAAAAAGAAAATGAGTTAGGATAG
- a CDS encoding LysE family translocator, translating into MIAITVGYIILGLSIAAPVGPINIEIIKRGLAFGFWPALFVGLGGMSSDLLLMGAMFLGIATLLSWTWVKVSLMLVGCIVLIQTGWTSLRSTHIDQSGKHSLERGDRTSNVRRSSFIRGFLIAGTNPMNLLFWIGIYGSVLSGAFQEENLFHSFLISSLVFIGIGLWNVNLAFTIHFGRLLANPSLLKWVHGMASLVLIGFGIQFGYKGIMLVMTLWN; encoded by the coding sequence ATGATAGCGATTACAGTAGGGTATATTATACTTGGTTTGTCCATTGCAGCTCCCGTAGGGCCGATTAATATAGAAATTATTAAAAGAGGACTTGCTTTTGGATTCTGGCCGGCATTGTTTGTAGGGCTGGGAGGTATGTCTTCGGATTTATTATTAATGGGGGCGATGTTCCTGGGCATCGCTACACTCTTATCATGGACGTGGGTAAAGGTTAGCCTGATGCTTGTTGGATGTATTGTCCTTATACAAACGGGTTGGACAAGCCTACGTTCAACTCATATAGATCAAAGTGGAAAGCACTCATTAGAGAGAGGGGATCGTACAAGTAATGTAAGAAGGTCATCTTTTATTAGAGGATTTCTCATAGCTGGAACTAATCCAATGAACTTGCTTTTTTGGATTGGGATTTATGGCTCTGTATTGAGTGGAGCTTTTCAGGAGGAAAATTTATTTCATTCTTTTTTGATCAGTTCATTAGTCTTCATAGGGATAGGGTTATGGAATGTAAATCTTGCTTTTACGATTCACTTTGGGCGACTACTCGCCAATCCATCTCTATTGAAGTGGGTGCATGGCATGGCAAGTTTAGTTTTGATAGGCTTCGGAATCCAATTTGGATACAAAGGAATTATGCTGGTCATGACCTTATGGAACTAA
- a CDS encoding CoA transferase subunit A, with the protein MVQQRKMPINKVATVEQAISHINDGCSLMYGGFGGIGNPPTIIDAILKKGVKDLTLIGNDAGFPHIGIGKVIREERAKKLIASHIGSNPVAGQLMTEGKLEVEFSPQGTLAERIRAGGVGLEGILIDVGVDSMVEEGKKKIIVGNKECLLETPLKADVSIVYAKKADTFGNLIYDTSARNTAPLVAMAGNYTIAEAEEVVPAGELDPECIVTPGVFVDMVIHTEGVNWKWAWE; encoded by the coding sequence ATGGTACAACAGAGAAAAATGCCTATTAATAAAGTGGCTACTGTTGAACAGGCGATTTCTCATATAAATGATGGTTGCTCGCTTATGTATGGAGGGTTCGGCGGGATAGGAAATCCCCCTACCATCATTGACGCCATTTTGAAAAAGGGAGTCAAGGATCTTACGCTTATAGGAAATGATGCTGGGTTTCCTCACATCGGTATAGGAAAAGTCATACGTGAAGAAAGAGCTAAAAAACTGATTGCCTCACATATTGGCTCCAATCCTGTCGCAGGTCAATTGATGACGGAAGGGAAGCTGGAGGTTGAATTTTCACCACAAGGAACACTTGCCGAACGCATAAGAGCTGGTGGTGTAGGTCTTGAAGGGATTCTGATTGATGTCGGAGTTGACAGCATGGTGGAAGAAGGAAAGAAGAAAATAATTGTAGGAAATAAGGAGTGCTTATTGGAAACCCCTTTGAAAGCGGACGTATCCATCGTTTATGCGAAAAAAGCGGACACGTTTGGTAACTTGATCTACGACACTAGTGCTCGTAACACTGCCCCCCTCGTAGCAATGGCAGGCAACTACACCATTGCAGAAGCAGAAGAGGTAGTTCCGGCAGGAGAGCTTGATCCGGAATGTATTGTGACACCGGGTGTTTTCGTAGATATGGTCATTCATACGGAGGGGGTGAACTGGAAATGGGCATGGGAGTAG
- a CDS encoding vanadium-dependent haloperoxidase, giving the protein MSHKKRAYPLWTEIPYAGTAYAPTVEEGVEPNAGNWQTNYIRKSRRHGFKKLDGHPIHLEIKHPEKIDWLEELRVVQHTLKNLTEDQKRIAIYWGEGPASKQWIPIVDRLIDTYGVEAPRAARILGALFAGMNDAFVVCWTLKYKWLVPRPNQLDQHLATVICTPKHPSYPSGHATISGAAEVILSYFFPSERRSLHKLAEEDALSRLYAGVHYPVDNNEGLRLGRQIGKIVVEELRKDRVNGLPVDSPNREFRKADIFPTTYEQAIPFEFDRSCDSLLLGEGWDEDESSLGAWLNKD; this is encoded by the coding sequence ATGTCTCATAAGAAAAGAGCCTATCCTCTCTGGACGGAAATCCCGTATGCGGGGACAGCTTATGCACCGACCGTGGAAGAGGGTGTCGAACCAAACGCAGGAAATTGGCAAACCAATTACATTAGAAAGAGCCGCAGGCATGGATTTAAAAAGTTGGATGGACATCCGATCCACTTAGAAATTAAGCATCCTGAAAAGATTGATTGGCTTGAAGAGTTGAGAGTTGTTCAACATACACTAAAGAATTTGACAGAGGACCAAAAAAGAATCGCCATTTATTGGGGGGAAGGTCCAGCATCGAAACAGTGGATCCCGATTGTTGACCGGTTAATTGATACGTATGGGGTCGAAGCACCGCGTGCTGCCCGTATCTTAGGAGCTCTCTTTGCGGGAATGAATGATGCATTTGTCGTTTGCTGGACTTTAAAGTACAAATGGCTTGTGCCACGACCGAATCAGCTTGACCAGCATTTAGCCACCGTTATTTGTACACCTAAACATCCTTCTTATCCTTCTGGGCATGCCACCATTTCCGGGGCAGCTGAAGTCATTTTGAGTTATTTCTTCCCTTCAGAACGAAGGAGTTTGCATAAGCTTGCTGAAGAAGATGCGCTATCAAGACTTTATGCAGGTGTACATTATCCAGTCGATAATAATGAAGGTCTTCGTTTAGGCAGACAAATTGGGAAAATTGTAGTAGAAGAGTTGAGAAAAGATCGTGTGAATGGTCTGCCGGTTGATTCTCCGAATAGGGAATTCCGCAAGGCAGATATTTTCCCAACGACTTATGAGCAGGCGATTCCTTTTGAATTCGATCGCAGTTGTGATTCTCTGCTGCTCGGTGAGGGTTGGGATGAGGATGAATCTTCTTTAGGAGCTTGGCTTAATAAGGATTAA